In one window of Rhodopseudomonas palustris HaA2 DNA:
- a CDS encoding Tim44 domain-containing protein yields MNFLHRTRGVVAALAVTLSLAMPLALALSSAAEARVGGGGSSGSRGSRSFMAPKATPTAPNAAQPLNRTMSQPGSPGMAAPAAGAAAKGGFFNRPGMGMLGGLAAGFLGAGLLGMLFGGGFLSGLGGFASILGLILQVVLVVVVARLAWSWWQRRNNPQPAPAYANTNANNNAGPTVGPGPEPAPAYRTGFGFGSGGGSASNLPPLEIKPEDYEAFEQLLGDIQSAWTNEDTEKLNQLTTPEMASYFAKDLAENKAANDINKVSDVKLLQGDLAEAWREGETDYATVAMRFSLVDKTLERGTDRLVAGSETPIEVTEVWTFARRPGAHWELSAIQQTN; encoded by the coding sequence ATGAACTTCTTGCATCGCACGCGTGGCGTTGTTGCTGCACTGGCCGTGACCCTGTCGCTGGCCATGCCGCTGGCGCTTGCGCTCTCGTCGGCAGCCGAAGCGCGCGTGGGCGGCGGCGGCAGCTCGGGCTCGCGCGGCTCGCGCAGCTTCATGGCGCCGAAAGCCACGCCGACGGCGCCGAATGCCGCGCAGCCGCTGAATCGCACCATGAGCCAGCCGGGCAGCCCCGGCATGGCCGCGCCCGCGGCCGGCGCTGCCGCCAAGGGCGGCTTCTTCAACCGGCCCGGCATGGGCATGCTCGGCGGCCTCGCCGCCGGCTTCCTCGGCGCCGGCCTGCTCGGCATGCTGTTCGGCGGCGGCTTCCTGTCCGGCCTCGGCGGCTTCGCGTCGATCCTGGGCCTGATCCTGCAGGTCGTCTTGGTGGTGGTGGTCGCGCGGCTGGCGTGGTCGTGGTGGCAGCGCCGCAACAACCCGCAGCCCGCGCCGGCCTATGCCAATACCAATGCCAACAATAACGCCGGCCCGACCGTCGGCCCGGGTCCCGAGCCCGCGCCGGCCTATCGCACCGGCTTCGGTTTCGGCAGCGGTGGCGGCAGCGCCTCGAACCTGCCGCCGCTCGAGATCAAGCCGGAGGACTACGAGGCGTTCGAGCAATTGCTCGGCGACATCCAGTCCGCCTGGACGAACGAGGACACGGAGAAGCTGAATCAGCTCACGACCCCCGAGATGGCGTCGTATTTCGCCAAGGATCTGGCGGAGAACAAGGCTGCCAACGACATCAACAAGGTGTCGGACGTCAAGCTTCTGCAGGGCGACCTCGCCGAAGCGTGGCGCGAAGGCGAGACCGACTATGCCACCGTGGCGATGCGGTTCTCGCTGGTCGACAAGACGCTGGAGCGCGGCACCGACCGGCTGGTCGCCGGCAGCGAGACCCCGATCGAGGTCACCGAAGTGTGGACCTTCGCGCGGCGGCCCGGCGCCCACTGGGAACTGTCGGCGATCCAGCAGACCAACTGA
- a CDS encoding MBL fold metallo-hydrolase: MPQLSRRSFASGLLGGSLLGGGLIGGGLAPVQAKTQAAATAPVSVTPLAQIKIGRFTVTALTDGYADMPYTFFPGRSADQVEQAAVAQHTARASGVRFLFNQYLVEDGERRILIDAGPAGSIGQTGALPQALGALGLRRDQIDAVIVTHMHQDHMGGLIVDGRMNYPKAELYIDRRDVKHWTDPAKANGAPDYLQTSFRMAGEVVRLYPKLQAIDGEREIVRGVSIVDLTGHTPGHIGVRIEDGGQSLIMVSDMIFPVVHPVATDVFFLFEQDRAAAQAMRDRFFPRAASEGALIAATHMPFPGLGRIVADRGQLRWQVADWALQL, encoded by the coding sequence ATGCCTCAACTGTCCCGCCGTAGCTTCGCCAGTGGCCTTCTCGGAGGGAGCCTCCTGGGAGGCGGCCTGATCGGTGGCGGTCTGGCGCCAGTCCAGGCCAAGACCCAGGCTGCTGCGACCGCGCCGGTCAGCGTGACTCCGCTGGCGCAGATCAAGATCGGCCGCTTCACCGTGACGGCGCTGACCGACGGCTATGCGGACATGCCCTACACCTTCTTCCCCGGCCGCTCGGCCGACCAGGTCGAGCAGGCCGCGGTGGCGCAGCACACGGCGCGAGCGAGCGGTGTGCGGTTTCTGTTCAACCAGTACCTGGTGGAAGACGGCGAGCGCCGCATTCTGATCGATGCCGGACCGGCCGGATCGATCGGGCAGACCGGCGCGCTGCCGCAGGCGCTCGGCGCCCTCGGCCTGCGGCGCGACCAGATCGACGCAGTGATCGTGACGCATATGCATCAGGATCACATGGGCGGACTGATCGTCGACGGTCGGATGAACTATCCCAAGGCGGAGCTCTATATCGATCGCCGCGACGTCAAACACTGGACCGACCCGGCGAAGGCGAACGGCGCACCGGATTATCTGCAGACCAGCTTCCGCATGGCGGGCGAGGTCGTGCGCCTCTACCCGAAACTGCAGGCGATCGACGGCGAGCGTGAGATCGTGCGCGGCGTCTCGATCGTCGATCTGACGGGACATACGCCGGGCCATATCGGGGTGCGCATCGAGGACGGCGGCCAAAGCCTGATCATGGTCTCCGATATGATTTTTCCGGTGGTGCATCCGGTGGCGACGGACGTGTTCTTCCTGTTCGAGCAGGACCGCGCCGCGGCCCAGGCGATGCGGGATCGCTTCTTTCCGCGTGCCGCGTCCGAAGGCGCGCTGATCGCCGCGACCCATATGCCGTTCCCGGGGCTCGGCCGCATCGTGGCCGACCGGGGGCAATTGCGCTGGCAGGTGGCCGACTGGGCGTTGCAGCTCTGA
- a CDS encoding LysR family transcriptional regulator — MDRFEAMSVLLAVVDAGSLSAGARRLHAPLATISRKVGELEKHLGVRLVRRTSRGLTLTEEGRAFVAASRRILEELETAERQAAGDYGALRGALHVTAPVAFGERHLLPIALDFLKQQPEINLRLTLADQQVSLADAQIDVALRIGHLADSALIGTRVGTVRRVLCASPDYLARRGVPRRPDDLAGHDGISFQGFATAPEWRYRRDSAAFAVDPRPKLAVNTTEAAIQSALAGVGIIRVLSYQVSDQLRAGQLRELLPDFAPEPLPVNLIHAPAVPLPPKVRSFLDWTAPRLRAGIGQWSD, encoded by the coding sequence ATGGACCGGTTCGAGGCGATGTCGGTGCTGCTGGCGGTTGTCGATGCGGGCAGCCTGTCGGCCGGCGCAAGGCGGCTGCACGCCCCTCTGGCAACGATCAGCCGCAAGGTCGGCGAGCTCGAAAAGCACCTCGGCGTCCGCCTGGTTCGGCGGACCAGCCGCGGCCTCACATTGACCGAGGAAGGACGCGCCTTCGTCGCCGCGTCGCGCCGCATCCTCGAGGAGCTGGAGACGGCGGAGCGACAGGCCGCCGGCGACTACGGCGCGCTGCGCGGCGCACTCCACGTCACCGCGCCGGTCGCATTCGGTGAGCGGCATCTGCTGCCGATCGCGTTGGACTTTCTGAAGCAGCAGCCGGAAATCAATCTGCGCCTGACGCTCGCCGACCAACAGGTCAGCCTCGCCGACGCGCAGATCGACGTCGCCCTGCGGATCGGGCATCTGGCAGACAGCGCGCTGATCGGGACGCGCGTCGGCACGGTGCGCCGGGTGTTGTGCGCGAGCCCCGACTATCTCGCTCGCCGGGGCGTGCCGCGCCGGCCGGACGACCTCGCCGGCCACGACGGCATCAGCTTCCAGGGCTTCGCGACCGCGCCCGAATGGCGCTACCGGCGGGACAGCGCCGCCTTCGCCGTCGACCCGCGCCCCAAACTCGCGGTCAATACGACGGAGGCTGCGATCCAGTCGGCATTGGCGGGCGTCGGCATCATCCGCGTGCTGTCCTATCAAGTCTCCGACCAGCTGCGCGCCGGACAGTTGCGGGAATTGCTGCCGGATTTCGCACCGGAACCGTTGCCGGTGAACCTCATCCATGCGCCGGCGGTTCCCTTGCCGCCGAAGGTGCGGAGTTTCCTCGACTGGACCGCGCCCCGCCTGCGCGCAGGCATAGGTCAATGGAGCGATTAG
- the cckA gene encoding cell cycle histidine kinase CckA, whose protein sequence is MTINDHQAPPPAAEPARRGGSIALVLLVAGAIVAAAVAFMTLGRAEAQPYILGLLALLAMVGLFMLFAFAAGIVGFADRAADDPVLRAIAEGAFDGIAVTDARGHVVYANPVYLALTGAATMQDVRPVERVFIGNPDVSEAVFRLLKAAREGKRLQEEVRVAGADGAQGRWMRMRVRPLGPGKREAKQTVWSLADITRDREHQEDVFQELQHAIEYLDHAPCGFFSVDSAGNLVYVNATLANWLDHDLAEIGSGGLKLGDIVSGDGAALLTSIVPEPGEVKTEVFDIDLKMRSGKTMPVRLYHKLAFGADGAPGASRTLVISRARDERLDPQRAAEIRFMRFFDHTPMAIATVDKAGAVVRANARFAKLAQSLDPSGGAARSILAAVSTRDRATLGAAIDQAAQGQADIAPVEVMLDGAKERWGQFFVTAVADDGDAEAAIVYLLETTERRALENQVNQAQKMDTIGQLAGGIAHDFNNVLSAIMMANDFLLNAHKPTDPSFQDIMQIKQNATRAATLVRQLLAFSRKQTLRPQVLDLGEALTDIDRLLKRLIGEKVSLEMQHGRDLWRVKADVSQFEQVIVNLAVNARDAMPDGGKLAIRTSNVPAAEAAQLAHKGMPAADYVRIDVSDTGTGIPADIVDKIFEPFFSTKEVGKGTGLGLSTVYGIIKQTGGFVYVDSEPGKGTTFHIFLPRHDALPEAQPDAPAPISSATTAAAKPRADMTGQGTILLVEDEEGLRSLNARGLRSRGYNVIEAGNGIEALEEFDAHGGAVDLVVSDVVMPEMDGPTLLKAMRARNSELKIIFVSGYAEDAFEKSLPENEQFAFLAKPFALSALVAKVKETMGAN, encoded by the coding sequence ATGACCATCAACGACCATCAGGCTCCGCCGCCCGCCGCGGAGCCGGCGCGCCGCGGTGGCAGCATCGCTCTGGTGTTGCTGGTGGCAGGCGCCATCGTCGCCGCCGCTGTGGCGTTCATGACGCTCGGCCGCGCCGAGGCGCAGCCCTATATTCTCGGCCTGCTGGCGCTGTTGGCGATGGTCGGGCTGTTCATGCTGTTCGCCTTCGCCGCCGGCATCGTCGGCTTCGCCGACCGGGCTGCCGACGATCCGGTGCTGCGGGCAATCGCGGAAGGCGCCTTCGACGGTATCGCCGTCACGGACGCGCGCGGCCATGTGGTCTATGCCAACCCGGTCTATCTGGCGCTGACTGGTGCGGCGACGATGCAGGACGTCCGTCCGGTCGAGCGGGTGTTCATCGGCAATCCCGATGTGTCGGAAGCCGTGTTCCGGCTGCTGAAGGCGGCGCGCGAGGGCAAGCGGCTGCAGGAAGAGGTTCGCGTCGCCGGCGCCGACGGCGCGCAGGGCCGCTGGATGCGGATGCGGGTGCGCCCACTCGGGCCCGGCAAGCGCGAGGCGAAGCAGACGGTGTGGTCGCTGGCCGACATCACCCGCGACCGCGAACACCAGGAAGACGTGTTCCAGGAGCTGCAGCACGCCATCGAATATCTCGACCACGCGCCTTGCGGGTTCTTTTCGGTCGATTCCGCGGGCAACCTCGTTTACGTCAACGCGACGCTGGCGAACTGGCTCGACCACGACCTCGCGGAGATCGGCTCGGGCGGCCTGAAGCTCGGCGACATCGTTTCCGGCGACGGCGCGGCGCTCTTGACCTCGATCGTGCCCGAGCCGGGCGAGGTCAAGACCGAGGTGTTCGACATCGATCTGAAGATGCGTAGCGGCAAGACCATGCCGGTGCGGCTGTATCACAAGCTCGCCTTCGGCGCCGACGGCGCGCCGGGCGCGTCGCGCACGCTGGTGATCAGCCGCGCCCGCGATGAGCGGCTCGATCCGCAGCGCGCCGCCGAAATCCGCTTCATGCGGTTCTTCGACCACACCCCGATGGCGATCGCCACGGTGGACAAAGCCGGTGCGGTGGTGCGCGCCAATGCCCGCTTCGCCAAGCTGGCGCAGAGTCTCGATCCGTCGGGTGGCGCGGCGAGATCGATCCTCGCCGCGGTCAGCACCCGCGATCGCGCCACGCTCGGCGCGGCGATCGATCAGGCCGCGCAGGGCCAAGCCGACATCGCGCCCGTCGAGGTGATGCTCGACGGTGCCAAGGAGCGCTGGGGCCAGTTCTTCGTCACCGCGGTCGCCGACGACGGCGACGCCGAGGCCGCGATCGTCTATCTGCTCGAGACCACCGAGCGCCGCGCGCTGGAGAACCAGGTCAACCAGGCGCAGAAGATGGACACGATCGGCCAGCTCGCCGGCGGCATCGCGCACGATTTCAACAACGTGCTCTCGGCCATCATGATGGCCAACGACTTCCTGCTGAACGCGCACAAGCCGACCGACCCGTCGTTCCAGGACATCATGCAGATCAAGCAGAACGCCACCCGCGCCGCCACGCTGGTGCGGCAGCTGCTGGCGTTCTCGCGCAAGCAGACGCTGCGGCCGCAGGTGCTCGATCTCGGCGAGGCGCTGACCGACATCGACCGGCTGCTGAAGCGGCTGATCGGCGAGAAGGTCTCACTCGAGATGCAGCACGGCCGCGATCTGTGGCGGGTCAAGGCCGACGTCTCGCAATTCGAGCAGGTGATCGTCAATCTCGCGGTCAATGCCCGCGACGCGATGCCCGACGGCGGCAAGCTGGCGATCCGCACCTCCAACGTCCCGGCCGCCGAGGCGGCGCAGCTCGCCCACAAGGGCATGCCGGCGGCGGACTACGTGCGGATCGACGTCAGCGACACCGGCACCGGCATTCCGGCCGACATCGTCGACAAGATCTTCGAGCCGTTTTTCTCGACCAAGGAAGTCGGCAAGGGCACCGGCCTCGGGCTGTCGACCGTGTACGGCATCATCAAGCAGACCGGCGGCTTCGTTTACGTCGACTCCGAGCCCGGCAAAGGCACCACCTTCCACATCTTCCTGCCGCGCCACGATGCGCTGCCCGAGGCGCAGCCGGACGCGCCGGCGCCGATCAGCAGCGCGACGACCGCCGCCGCGAAGCCCCGCGCCGACATGACCGGGCAGGGCACCATCCTGCTGGTCGAGGACGAGGAGGGGCTGCGCTCGCTCAACGCCCGCGGCCTGCGCTCGCGCGGCTACAACGTGATCGAAGCCGGCAACGGCATCGAGGCGCTGGAAGAGTTCGACGCTCATGGCGGTGCGGTCGATCTCGTGGTCTCCGACGTGGTGATGCCGGAGATGGACGGGCCGACTTTGCTGAAAGCGATGCGCGCGCGCAATTCCGAGCTCAAGATCATCTTCGTCTCCGGCTACGCCGAAGACGCGTTCGAGAAGAGCCTGCCGGAGAACGAACAATTCGCGTTCCTGGCGAAGCCCTTCGCGCTCAGCGCGCTGGTCGCGAAGGTGAAGGAGACGATGGGGGCGAACTAA
- the flhB gene encoding flagellar biosynthesis protein FlhB — translation MSDDSDQEKQEEPTQKRLDDALEKGDVAKSQEVNTWFAIAGATLLLSSFSGSIGSGITGPMRTLIEKSWMLPVDGVGLLALTKSLLLMLISVLGVPLGLLALVAIGSNLIQHRLVFSTEGLKPKFSKLSPLEGAKRLFGKQALANFLKGLFKVIALGVVMVAVLYPERDRLDALLQMDVVSLLGVTVSLTLKLMGTVAAVLAFVAAGDFFFQYHTWRERQKMSLQEVKDEYKQSEGDPHIKGRIRQIRYQRMKKRMMAAVPGASVVITNPTHFSVALKYERGMQAPICVAKGADAIAFKIREVAKANDVPIVENVPLARALFATVEVDEEIPVEHYHAVAEVIGYVMNLRRRFGGRRT, via the coding sequence ATGTCGGACGACAGCGACCAGGAGAAACAAGAGGAGCCGACACAGAAACGCCTCGACGACGCGCTCGAGAAAGGCGACGTCGCCAAGAGTCAGGAGGTCAACACCTGGTTCGCGATCGCCGGCGCCACCCTGCTGCTGTCGTCGTTTTCGGGGTCGATCGGCTCCGGCATCACCGGGCCGATGCGGACGCTGATCGAGAAATCGTGGATGCTGCCGGTCGACGGCGTGGGCCTGCTGGCGCTGACCAAGAGTCTGCTGCTGATGCTGATCTCGGTTCTCGGCGTTCCGCTGGGGCTGCTGGCGCTGGTCGCGATCGGAAGCAATCTGATCCAGCATCGGCTGGTGTTCTCCACCGAGGGGCTGAAGCCGAAATTCAGCAAGCTGTCGCCGCTCGAGGGCGCCAAGCGGCTGTTCGGCAAGCAGGCGCTGGCGAATTTCCTCAAGGGCCTGTTCAAGGTGATCGCGCTCGGCGTGGTGATGGTCGCGGTGCTGTATCCGGAGCGCGACCGGCTCGACGCGCTGCTGCAAATGGACGTCGTGTCGTTGCTCGGCGTCACGGTGTCGCTGACGCTGAAACTGATGGGCACGGTGGCGGCGGTGCTCGCCTTCGTCGCCGCCGGCGATTTCTTCTTCCAGTATCACACCTGGCGCGAGCGGCAGAAGATGTCGCTGCAGGAGGTCAAGGACGAATACAAGCAGTCGGAAGGCGACCCGCACATCAAGGGCCGCATCCGGCAGATCCGCTATCAGCGGATGAAGAAGCGGATGATGGCGGCGGTGCCGGGCGCCTCCGTGGTCATCACCAACCCGACCCACTTCTCGGTGGCGCTGAAATACGAGCGCGGCATGCAGGCGCCGATCTGCGTCGCCAAGGGCGCCGACGCGATCGCGTTCAAGATCAGGGAAGTGGCGAAGGCGAACGACGTGCCGATCGTCGAAAACGTTCCCCTGGCGCGCGCGCTGTTCGCCACCGTCGAGGTCGACGAGGAGATTCCGGTCGAACACTACCACGCCGTCGCCGAGGTGATCGGCTATGTCATGAACCTGCGGCGACGCTTCGGCGGACGGCGGACCTAG
- the fliR gene encoding flagellar biosynthetic protein FliR — protein sequence MRIDISFLPALGAAFMLVFARVGAMVMLLPTLGESNIPTRIKLSIALGLTLIILPLHRNAYQVDMSSLTPLLVLMIQEIIIGIVLGATARVTLSALQVAGSVIAQQLGLGFVTAVDPTQGQQGLLIGNFLTILGVTMLFATDSHHLVIEALSDSYKIFAPGELLNSGDVAALATKAFAASFKIGMQLAAPFLVFGLVFNIGLGILARLMPQMQVYFVGVPLSIMIGFVIFAAVLTTMMGTFLAYFGGVMQELTPR from the coding sequence ATGCGCATCGACATCTCGTTCCTGCCCGCGCTCGGCGCCGCCTTCATGCTGGTGTTCGCCCGCGTCGGCGCGATGGTGATGCTGTTGCCGACGCTCGGCGAGAGCAACATCCCGACGCGGATCAAGCTGTCGATCGCACTCGGCCTGACGCTGATCATCCTGCCATTGCACCGCAATGCCTATCAGGTCGACATGTCGTCGCTGACGCCGCTGCTGGTGCTGATGATTCAGGAAATCATCATCGGCATCGTGCTCGGCGCCACCGCGCGGGTGACGCTGTCGGCGCTGCAGGTCGCAGGTTCGGTGATCGCACAGCAACTCGGGCTCGGCTTCGTCACGGCGGTCGATCCGACCCAGGGGCAGCAGGGGCTGCTGATCGGCAATTTCCTCACCATCCTCGGCGTGACGATGCTGTTCGCCACGGACTCGCATCATCTGGTGATCGAGGCGCTCAGCGACAGCTACAAGATCTTCGCGCCCGGCGAATTGCTGAACAGCGGCGACGTCGCCGCGCTCGCCACCAAGGCGTTCGCCGCCTCGTTCAAGATCGGCATGCAGCTCGCCGCGCCGTTCCTGGTGTTCGGCCTGGTGTTCAACATCGGCCTCGGCATCCTGGCGCGGCTGATGCCGCAGATGCAGGTGTATTTCGTCGGCGTGCCGCTCTCGATCATGATCGGGTTCGTCATCTTCGCCGCCGTGCTGACGACGATGATGGGCACGTTTCTCGCCTATTTCGGCGGCGTCATGCAGGAATTGACGCCTCGCTGA
- the fliQ gene encoding flagellar biosynthesis protein FliQ encodes MTGAETLDIAREAVWTIVIVSAPLMVVGLVVGVAVSLVQALTQIQEQTLVFVPKILAMFLTLVLTLPFMADRLHAEMLRISSRIVGG; translated from the coding sequence ATGACCGGTGCTGAAACTCTCGATATCGCCCGCGAAGCGGTCTGGACGATCGTGATCGTCTCGGCACCGCTGATGGTGGTCGGCCTGGTCGTCGGCGTGGCGGTGTCGCTGGTCCAGGCGCTGACCCAGATCCAGGAACAGACGCTGGTGTTCGTCCCGAAGATTCTGGCGATGTTCCTCACCTTGGTGCTGACGCTGCCGTTCATGGCCGACCGGCTGCACGCCGAAATGCTGCGGATCTCATCGCGAATCGTCGGCGGTTGA
- the fliE gene encoding flagellar hook-basal body complex protein FliE, whose translation MASPISAANAYASLARLANPGGAGKPTDNGPSFGALVKDAMGSVLDAGRKSDAQTVAMANGKSNVMDVVTAVAETDVAVSTLVSVRDRVIQSYEEILRMQI comes from the coding sequence ATGGCGTCACCGATTTCCGCAGCCAATGCCTATGCGAGCCTCGCCCGGCTCGCCAATCCCGGCGGTGCCGGCAAGCCGACAGACAACGGCCCGTCGTTCGGCGCGCTGGTCAAGGACGCGATGGGCAGCGTCCTCGACGCCGGCCGCAAGTCCGACGCCCAGACCGTGGCGATGGCCAACGGCAAGTCGAACGTGATGGACGTGGTCACTGCGGTCGCCGAGACCGACGTCGCGGTGTCGACGCTGGTGTCGGTGCGCGATCGGGTGATCCAGTCCTACGAGGAAATCCTCCGGATGCAGATCTGA
- the flgC gene encoding flagellar basal body rod protein FlgC yields MADDAGDFARSMGIATSGLRAQAGRMRVISENIANADSTAQKPGGDPYRRKVPTFTSALDRSLDARTVALGRVKPDTSAFRLKYEPTNPAADAAGNVKYPNVNSMIEMTDMRSAQRSYEANLNVISATRRMIQRTLDILKA; encoded by the coding sequence ATGGCAGACGACGCAGGCGATTTTGCAAGGTCGATGGGCATTGCCACCTCCGGGCTGCGTGCCCAGGCCGGGCGGATGCGAGTGATCTCCGAAAATATCGCCAATGCGGATTCGACCGCGCAGAAGCCGGGCGGTGATCCGTATCGGCGCAAGGTGCCGACCTTCACCTCGGCGCTCGACCGCTCGCTCGACGCCCGCACTGTGGCGCTCGGCCGGGTCAAGCCGGACACCTCGGCGTTCCGGCTGAAATACGAACCGACCAATCCGGCCGCCGACGCCGCCGGCAACGTCAAGTACCCGAACGTCAATTCGATGATCGAAATGACCGACATGCGCAGCGCGCAGCGGTCCTACGAAGCCAACCTCAACGTCATCAGCGCGACGCGCCGGATGATCCAACGCACCCTCGATATCCTCAAGGCCTGA
- the flgB gene encoding flagellar basal body rod protein FlgB — translation MAINDLPMLAALRTKMQWHQERQKVLAENVSNSDTPGFQPRDLVAPKFNSAGQLTASSAGGALPMMMTSASHMKAPGGAVSFAEDRRAGFQTRPAGNAVNLEDQMMKVSANQMDYAAATSLYTRSLGLLKTAIGKR, via the coding sequence ATGGCGATCAATGATCTTCCGATGCTGGCGGCGCTGCGCACCAAGATGCAATGGCATCAGGAGCGCCAGAAAGTGCTGGCCGAGAACGTCTCGAACTCGGACACGCCGGGGTTCCAGCCGCGCGATCTGGTCGCGCCGAAATTCAATTCGGCCGGCCAGCTGACCGCCAGTTCCGCCGGCGGCGCGCTGCCGATGATGATGACGAGCGCGTCGCACATGAAAGCGCCCGGCGGCGCGGTTTCGTTTGCGGAGGATCGCCGCGCCGGATTCCAGACCCGTCCGGCCGGAAACGCCGTCAATCTCGAGGACCAGATGATGAAGGTCTCGGCCAACCAGATGGACTATGCCGCCGCGACCTCGCTCTACACCCGCAGTCTCGGCCTGCTGAAAACCGCAATCGGCAAGCGCTGA